The following is a genomic window from Pseudothermotoga thermarum DSM 5069.
CATTGAAGGTCAACGAGCTTCTCAAGAAGCTTTTTGCAGAAAAGAACATAATTCTTGTGGATTTCAAACTCGAGTTCGGTAAACACAACGGGGAAATACTTCTTGCAGATGAGATTTCACCTGATACTTGCAGGTTCTGGGACGCTTTGACAAAGGAAAAGCTTGACAAAGACAGATTCAGAAGAGATCTTGGGAACGTTGAAGAAGCTTATTGGGAAATCTACAACCGATTGACTAAGGGGGTATAACGTGTACAAGGCAAAGTTGCATATCAAATTCAAAGAAGGTGTGCTTGATCCACAGGGAAATGCGGTGAAAAACGCGTTGAAAAATTTAGGTTTTGTGAATGTCAACTCGGTGAGGATCGGGAAATTGGTGGAAATCGAGCTTGATTGCGACAATGTTGATCAAGCAAAAGAAGAG
Proteins encoded in this region:
- the purS gene encoding phosphoribosylformylglycinamidine synthase subunit PurS, whose amino-acid sequence is MYKAKLHIKFKEGVLDPQGNAVKNALKNLGFVNVNSVRIGKLVEIELDCDNVDQAKEELKSMCDKLLANPVTESYEIVSLEEIK